The following coding sequences lie in one Jonesia denitrificans DSM 20603 genomic window:
- a CDS encoding substrate-binding domain-containing protein, with protein sequence MTSVDDAQIAQFDSRSIPVVAIDAFGDQPDRIPTVGSNNWSGAFSATKHLIDLGHTRIGMISGPIRYLNSRARVDGYRSALESCGLDIDRSLIRYGDFFFTGGALHARDLLTRDNRPTAIFAGSDLQAIGVYRTAQELGIRIPDDLSVVGYDGVQLTEWLSPPLTTIDQSLNLMGETATDMLLTLAEGGTVRVPHLDLSTELIVRGSTAPPPAP encoded by the coding sequence ATGACGTCAGTAGATGACGCCCAAATCGCCCAGTTCGACTCTCGTTCCATTCCCGTCGTCGCCATCGACGCGTTCGGTGACCAACCCGACCGGATCCCCACCGTCGGATCCAACAACTGGAGCGGCGCATTCTCAGCAACAAAACACCTCATCGACCTCGGCCACACCCGCATCGGCATGATCTCCGGGCCCATCCGTTACCTCAACTCACGGGCCCGAGTCGACGGGTACCGATCAGCCCTAGAATCCTGCGGCCTCGACATTGACCGCAGTCTCATCCGCTACGGTGACTTCTTCTTCACCGGAGGCGCCCTGCACGCCCGAGACCTCCTCACCCGCGACAACCGCCCCACCGCGATCTTCGCCGGCTCCGACCTCCAAGCAATCGGAGTGTACCGAACCGCCCAAGAACTCGGCATCCGCATCCCCGACGACCTGTCCGTCGTCGGCTACGACGGTGTCCAACTCACCGAATGGTTATCACCACCACTGACCACCATTGACCAATCCCTCAACCTCATGGGCGAGACAGCCACAGACATGCTCCTCACCCTCGCCGAAGGCGGCACCGTGCGGGTGCCCCACCTCGACCTCTCCACCGAACTCATCGTGCGCGGCTCCACCGCACCACCACCCGCACCATAA
- a CDS encoding acetylxylan esterase: MPTTATIRTFWDDQLAHLPTPTVSATPVHGLTDTVSIDDVTFTGAHGDPIRGWFTHPTNSPTRGVVVEYLGYGRGRGKPFERLWWAAAGFAHLLMDTRGQGSQYGTGGDTPDPHGSSPHVPGFLTQGADAPKNLYYVRLILDAVAAVSAAEKLSGHNRHHVFLSGNSQGAGIALAVSGLLPGLGGVMANVPLLCDIEQSVESASDGPYLEARTYAATHRERVDALFDTLAHIDVVNLVPRSTTPALVSYGLADTLCPVAGVRAMVDAYGSDTGHDVPVEVVEYRFNGHDGGDATQLEKQLRWLRERTRA, encoded by the coding sequence ATGCCCACCACCGCCACGATCCGCACCTTCTGGGATGACCAACTCGCCCACCTGCCCACACCCACCGTGTCCGCCACCCCCGTACACGGACTCACCGACACCGTCAGTATTGACGACGTCACCTTCACCGGCGCCCACGGCGACCCCATCCGCGGGTGGTTCACCCACCCCACCAACTCCCCCACCAGAGGTGTAGTCGTCGAATACCTCGGGTACGGGCGCGGACGCGGCAAACCCTTTGAACGGTTGTGGTGGGCCGCAGCCGGGTTCGCCCACCTCCTCATGGACACCCGCGGCCAAGGCAGCCAATACGGAACCGGCGGCGACACACCTGACCCACACGGCTCCAGTCCACACGTCCCCGGGTTCCTCACCCAAGGAGCCGACGCACCCAAAAACCTGTACTACGTGCGCCTCATCCTCGACGCAGTCGCCGCCGTCAGCGCAGCCGAAAAACTCTCCGGACACAACCGTCACCACGTGTTTTTGTCTGGGAACTCCCAAGGAGCCGGGATCGCATTGGCGGTGTCTGGTCTCCTGCCCGGACTCGGTGGCGTCATGGCCAACGTCCCGCTGCTATGCGACATTGAACAATCAGTTGAATCCGCAAGCGACGGCCCCTACCTCGAAGCCCGCACCTACGCCGCCACCCACCGCGAGCGCGTGGATGCGTTGTTTGACACTCTCGCACATATTGATGTGGTCAACCTCGTGCCCCGGTCGACCACACCAGCGCTTGTGTCCTACGGGTTGGCGGACACGTTATGCCCGGTTGCTGGAGTGCGCGCCATGGTCGATGCGTATGGTTCTGACACGGGGCATGACGTCCCCGTTGAGGTGGTGGAGTACCGGTTTAACGGTCATGACGGTGGGGACGCCACCCAGTTAGAGAAGCAATTGCGCTGGTTACGGGAGCGGACACGTGCGTAG
- a CDS encoding LacI family DNA-binding transcriptional regulator, which produces MSQPPSPSRRATIYDVARAAGVSAATVSRAFSRPGKVSAATAEQIRLAAESVGYQAAPSRTVLPGRTHRRGMISLVVSDITNPVFFELIRGAEEEAALNGYTLLLAHSRESGDIEREAVERSLDIVDGVILTSTRMPGTAIRAMARQTPTLVINRIISGVPNLFVDHVSGTRHVVDHLAALGHTDILYLAGPDASWASGVRWQTIKEHGATRGMRATALASVAPTMDGGAALTDAILSTRATAIIGFNDMLALGAMKAMRHHGVRIPKDRSFVGFDNSTGSDLVEPGLTSVAAPQHTLGATAVRTLLAMLRDHGPTPHHSVRLPTRLVIRGSTGPAAQ; this is translated from the coding sequence GTGTCACAGCCGCCATCCCCCTCACGCCGGGCCACCATTTACGATGTGGCACGTGCCGCTGGGGTGTCAGCTGCCACCGTGTCTCGGGCATTTTCCCGCCCCGGGAAGGTGTCCGCGGCGACGGCGGAACAGATTCGCCTAGCGGCAGAGTCGGTGGGGTATCAGGCAGCACCGTCACGCACGGTGTTACCTGGTCGCACGCACCGGCGCGGGATGATCTCTCTTGTGGTGTCCGATATTACCAACCCGGTGTTTTTTGAGTTGATTCGCGGTGCTGAAGAGGAAGCCGCACTCAACGGGTACACACTCCTGCTGGCACATTCACGCGAATCCGGCGACATTGAACGCGAAGCAGTGGAACGTTCCCTCGATATTGTTGATGGTGTCATCCTCACATCCACAAGAATGCCGGGGACAGCAATTCGCGCCATGGCACGACAAACCCCCACCCTCGTGATCAACCGAATCATCAGTGGCGTCCCTAACCTTTTTGTTGACCACGTCAGTGGGACCCGCCACGTTGTCGACCACCTTGCCGCCCTTGGTCACACAGACATCCTCTACTTAGCAGGGCCAGACGCGTCCTGGGCAAGCGGTGTGCGGTGGCAAACCATCAAAGAACACGGCGCCACCCGTGGCATGCGTGCCACCGCCCTCGCGTCGGTTGCCCCCACGATGGATGGTGGAGCGGCCCTCACCGACGCGATCCTCAGCACACGTGCCACCGCCATCATCGGGTTCAACGACATGCTCGCGCTCGGTGCCATGAAAGCGATGCGCCACCACGGGGTGCGCATCCCCAAGGACCGTTCCTTTGTGGGGTTTGACAACTCCACCGGCTCTGACCTTGTCGAACCAGGGCTCACCTCCGTAGCCGCCCCACAACACACGTTAGGTGCAACTGCTGTGCGCACTCTCCTCGCGATGCTCCGTGACCACGGCCCCACCCCACACCATTCCGTACGCCTCCCCACCCGCCTCGTGATCCGCGGATCCACAGGACCGGCCGCACAGTAA
- the uxaC gene encoding glucuronate isomerase, with translation MSPSMQLHPDRLFPADTAVRDIARHLHASIEHLPIISPHGHVDATLLANNTPFPDPTALLISPDHYVTRLLHANRIPLDHLRVGGTTTVTPEETWRTLCANWHLFDGTASGYWLTHELITVFGITDTPNAANADDIYTTITTVINTPQFRPRALMDTFTIEVLATTDDPLDTLEAHDTLANDPTFTPRVIPTFRPDAYTKFWHPTFPELATRLIDEAGDGHTGYDGYLNAIAARRHYFREHGAVSSDHGTHTPATLRLDRDEAARLFTKGINRTATRDEAYAFEAHMLYQQALMSLDDQLVMTLHPGVHRNTHRTTLNTYGPDTGHDIPFAVDYATNLAPLLNAVGTHPDFQLILFTIDETTYSREIAPLAGFYPSIYIGAPWWFLDAPDAMARFRAATTETAGFSRSAGFIDDTRAFCSIPARHDAARRTDAAYLARLVAEHRITETRAHEIIVDLVDAAPRRAFTL, from the coding sequence ATGTCACCGTCGATGCAGCTCCACCCAGACCGGCTCTTCCCCGCAGACACCGCAGTCCGCGACATTGCCCGTCACCTCCACGCCAGCATCGAACACCTCCCCATCATCTCCCCCCACGGGCACGTCGACGCCACCCTGCTCGCCAACAACACCCCCTTCCCCGACCCCACCGCACTCCTCATCAGCCCCGACCACTACGTCACCCGGCTCCTCCACGCCAACCGCATCCCCCTCGACCACCTCAGAGTCGGCGGCACCACAACCGTCACCCCAGAAGAAACCTGGCGCACCTTGTGCGCCAACTGGCACCTCTTCGACGGCACCGCATCCGGATACTGGCTCACCCACGAACTCATCACCGTCTTCGGTATCACCGACACCCCCAACGCCGCCAACGCCGACGACATCTACACCACCATCACCACCGTCATCAACACCCCCCAATTCCGGCCCCGAGCCCTCATGGACACCTTCACCATTGAAGTACTCGCCACCACCGACGACCCCCTCGACACCCTCGAAGCCCACGACACCCTCGCCAACGACCCAACCTTCACCCCCCGCGTCATCCCCACCTTCCGCCCCGACGCATACACCAAATTCTGGCACCCCACCTTCCCCGAACTCGCCACCCGACTCATCGACGAAGCCGGCGACGGACACACCGGATACGACGGATACCTCAACGCCATCGCCGCACGCCGCCACTACTTCCGCGAACACGGTGCCGTCTCCTCCGACCACGGCACCCACACCCCCGCAACCCTGCGACTCGACCGCGACGAAGCAGCCCGACTCTTCACCAAAGGCATCAACCGCACCGCCACCCGCGACGAAGCCTACGCATTCGAAGCACACATGCTCTACCAACAAGCACTCATGTCCCTCGACGACCAACTCGTCATGACCCTGCACCCCGGCGTCCACCGCAACACCCACCGCACCACCCTCAACACCTACGGCCCCGACACCGGACACGACATCCCCTTCGCCGTCGACTACGCCACCAACCTCGCCCCACTCCTCAACGCAGTCGGCACCCACCCCGACTTCCAACTCATCTTGTTCACCATCGACGAAACCACCTACTCCCGTGAAATCGCCCCGCTCGCCGGGTTCTACCCCAGCATCTACATTGGCGCCCCCTGGTGGTTCCTCGACGCCCCTGACGCCATGGCCCGCTTCCGCGCCGCCACCACCGAAACAGCAGGATTCTCTCGCTCCGCCGGGTTCATCGACGACACCCGCGCCTTCTGCTCCATCCCCGCACGGCACGACGCCGCACGCCGAACCGACGCAGCCTACCTAGCACGGCTCGTCGCAGAACACCGCATCACCGAAACCCGCGCCCACGAGATCATCGTTGACCTCGTCGACGCCGCACCACGACGGGCCTTCACACTATGA
- a CDS encoding mannitol dehydrogenase family protein has protein sequence MIDTLPRTPLRRDTTGLTAQRDPRIVHIGLGAFHRAHQAWYTQHANDNWGIIAFTGRSPHAATQLTQQDGIYTLVTRSAQGDTHEIIDTITAAHDGNDLTTLTAHIAAATTAIITLTITEAGYHCIMGTTPPTLNLNDPHIDTDITTLRTLIGDGHTALTTHERRTLTLTTVPARIVLGLAARRDADAWPLAIMSCDNLPHNGAVTRAAITTIAHHVDPTLAQWITDHVSFVDSSIDRITPRTTDTDKRTVAHDTGYLDHTPVITEPFSSWVISGDFPAGRPAWENAGAQFVTDINPYERRKLWLLNGAHSLMAYAGQLRGHTTVSDAMLDPEVTTWINEFWDEAARHLTEPDLDIPAYRVALTQRFTNPRIAHPLAHIAHDGSLKLAARAVPVYQAEHAAGRSGTASLRLLAAWCDHLVIQHRNVIPIHDPNADALTHIITAHANTPRELATTQALITVLDPDLAANTTALTAIHTMRGSF, from the coding sequence ATGATCGACACACTGCCACGCACCCCACTACGCCGCGACACCACCGGCCTCACCGCCCAACGCGACCCGCGCATCGTCCATATCGGACTCGGTGCATTCCACCGCGCCCACCAAGCCTGGTACACCCAACACGCCAACGACAACTGGGGCATCATCGCCTTCACCGGGCGCAGCCCCCACGCCGCAACCCAACTCACCCAACAAGACGGCATCTACACGCTCGTCACCCGCTCCGCCCAAGGCGACACCCACGAAATCATCGACACCATCACCGCCGCCCACGACGGCAACGACCTCACCACCCTCACCGCCCACATCGCAGCCGCCACCACCGCCATCATCACCCTGACCATCACCGAAGCCGGCTACCACTGCATCATGGGCACCACCCCACCCACACTCAACCTCAACGACCCCCACATCGACACCGACATCACCACCCTGCGCACCCTCATCGGCGACGGGCACACCGCCCTCACTACCCACGAACGACGCACCCTCACCCTCACCACCGTCCCCGCACGCATCGTCCTCGGTCTCGCCGCACGAAGAGACGCCGACGCATGGCCGCTGGCCATCATGTCCTGCGACAACCTCCCTCACAACGGCGCAGTCACCCGCGCCGCAATCACCACCATCGCCCACCACGTCGACCCCACGCTGGCACAATGGATCACCGACCACGTGTCCTTTGTCGACTCCTCCATTGACCGCATCACCCCCCGCACCACCGACACCGACAAACGCACCGTCGCCCACGACACTGGCTACCTCGATCACACGCCCGTCATCACCGAACCGTTCTCCTCCTGGGTCATCTCCGGCGACTTCCCCGCCGGCCGTCCCGCCTGGGAAAACGCAGGCGCCCAATTCGTCACCGACATCAACCCCTACGAACGCCGCAAACTATGGCTCCTCAACGGAGCACACTCCCTGATGGCCTACGCCGGTCAACTGCGCGGCCACACCACCGTCTCCGACGCCATGCTCGACCCCGAAGTCACCACGTGGATCAACGAATTTTGGGACGAAGCCGCCCGCCACCTCACCGAACCCGACCTGGACATCCCCGCCTACCGGGTTGCCCTCACCCAACGATTCACCAACCCCCGCATCGCCCACCCACTCGCCCACATCGCCCATGACGGTTCACTGAAACTCGCCGCCCGAGCGGTCCCCGTCTACCAGGCAGAACACGCCGCGGGACGCTCCGGGACCGCTTCTCTGCGGCTCCTCGCCGCGTGGTGTGACCACCTCGTCATCCAACACCGCAACGTCATCCCCATCCACGACCCCAACGCTGACGCCCTCACCCACATCATCACCGCACACGCCAACACGCCACGCGAGCTGGCCACCACCCAAGCGCTCATCACCGTCCTCGACCCCGACCTTGCCGCCAACACCACCGCACTCACCGCCATCCACACAATGCGCGGCTCCTTCTAA
- the manD gene encoding D-mannonate dehydratase ManD has protein sequence MRIVQAEVLVTSPSRNFVTLRLTTDDGVTGLGDATLNGRELAVASYLSDHVAPLLIDRDPHRIEDTWQFLYRSAYWRRGPVTMAAIAAVDMALWDIKGKIAGLPIYQLLGGASRTGLRAYGHASGTDIPSLFDSIRHHLDLGYQSIRVQTSIPGIKAVYGVASQKQSSGQRYDYEPAGRGAYPQEEDWDTRAYLRHLPTVFEAVRNEFGPELPLLHDGHHRMTPIQAAKLGQALEPYDLYWLEDCTPAENQEALRLVRQHTTTPLAIGEVFNTVYDFQTLIKEQLIDYVRAASTHFGGISPLKKVMDYAAQYQIKSGFHGPTDISPVGFAAQLHVGLAIHNYGIQEFMGQSDATNTVFEQHMTFTDGYLHPGDAPGLGVHYNDDAAQHYPYQQAYLPFNRLADGTVHDW, from the coding sequence ATGCGCATCGTTCAGGCAGAAGTACTTGTCACCAGCCCCTCCCGCAACTTTGTCACCCTGCGTCTCACCACCGACGATGGGGTCACCGGGCTGGGAGACGCCACCCTCAACGGACGTGAACTGGCCGTCGCCTCCTATCTCAGCGACCACGTCGCCCCGCTCCTCATCGACCGCGACCCCCACCGCATCGAAGACACCTGGCAGTTCCTGTACCGCTCCGCCTACTGGCGCCGCGGCCCCGTCACCATGGCCGCCATCGCGGCAGTCGACATGGCACTGTGGGACATCAAAGGGAAAATCGCTGGTCTTCCCATCTACCAACTCCTCGGTGGCGCCTCCCGTACTGGGTTACGCGCCTACGGGCACGCGTCCGGCACAGACATCCCCTCACTTTTTGACTCCATCCGTCACCACCTGGACCTCGGATACCAGTCGATCCGTGTGCAAACATCAATCCCCGGTATTAAAGCCGTTTACGGGGTGGCCTCCCAAAAACAATCCTCAGGACAACGCTACGACTACGAACCAGCTGGTCGTGGAGCTTACCCGCAGGAGGAGGACTGGGACACTCGCGCCTACCTGCGCCACCTACCCACCGTGTTTGAAGCAGTGCGCAACGAGTTCGGTCCGGAACTCCCACTCCTGCACGACGGTCACCACCGGATGACCCCGATTCAAGCCGCGAAACTCGGCCAGGCTCTCGAACCCTACGACTTGTACTGGTTGGAGGACTGCACACCGGCCGAAAACCAAGAGGCTCTCCGTCTCGTTCGCCAACACACCACGACCCCGTTGGCTATCGGTGAGGTGTTCAATACGGTGTACGACTTCCAGACGCTGATCAAGGAACAACTCATTGATTATGTGCGTGCAGCCTCCACCCATTTCGGGGGGATCTCCCCCTTAAAAAAAGTCATGGATTACGCCGCCCAATACCAGATCAAGTCAGGGTTTCATGGCCCTACCGATATCTCACCGGTCGGGTTCGCCGCGCAACTTCATGTGGGACTTGCCATCCACAACTACGGGATCCAGGAGTTCATGGGCCAATCTGACGCCACCAACACTGTGTTCGAACAACATATGACGTTCACCGATGGATACCTTCACCCCGGTGACGCACCTGGGCTCGGCGTGCACTACAACGACGATGCCGCACAGCATTACCCTTACCAACAGGCGTATCTTCCCTTTAACCGGCTCGCCGACGGGACCGTCCACGACTGGTAA
- a CDS encoding gluconokinase, protein MSSSWIPASPQHIVVMGVSGCGKTSVGSALAQRLGCEFLDGDTLHSAENIAKMTAGTPLTDEDRFPWLRAVGRELGDCHASGHSLVVGCSALRRSYRDLVREQAPGTVFFHLHGDIEVLTERLRLRSGHFMPATLLASQLDVLEPLEGDEQGTVLDVGLSITEIVDAAVEWLSHTR, encoded by the coding sequence ATGTCGTCTTCATGGATCCCAGCATCACCACAACACATTGTTGTGATGGGGGTTTCTGGGTGCGGCAAGACGTCCGTGGGAAGTGCCCTTGCGCAGCGCCTTGGGTGTGAGTTCCTTGATGGGGATACACTGCACTCTGCGGAGAATATTGCGAAGATGACGGCAGGGACTCCCCTCACCGATGAGGACCGTTTCCCCTGGTTGCGTGCTGTGGGACGTGAACTCGGTGACTGTCACGCGTCAGGGCACTCCCTTGTTGTGGGGTGCAGTGCGTTACGACGCTCCTACCGTGATCTTGTCCGTGAGCAGGCGCCTGGCACCGTGTTTTTCCACCTGCATGGTGATATCGAGGTGCTCACTGAACGGCTACGACTCCGTTCCGGGCATTTCATGCCCGCAACGCTCCTTGCTTCACAACTCGACGTACTGGAGCCGTTGGAGGGTGACGAGCAAGGAACCGTGCTGGATGTGGGTTTGAGTATTACTGAGATTGTTGATGCGGCTGTGGAATGGTTGAGCCACACTCGGTGA